A region of Selenomonadales bacterium 4137-cl DNA encodes the following proteins:
- a CDS encoding PD-(D/E)XK nuclease family protein — translation MITHLSPSTVQSYRKCGRLVYYRKIMGLPDTTVYAATAYGTAIHRSIETLLREKKMGFIPSVDEVIHLFDQELRGLADTITVWGEDTKEHLFEQGAASLDEFCKKWLPRIAPAEIEKEFMVRREGRMPIKCIADCVDTNDAVWDWKTGRGFTGTANSAEYGLNMATYAKAFYDEHGYFPKSIRILRTKWNGKLNQATRKKKWYHSSWEMDELVIPPESIPYYMGLYDETEKGIAAGVFLPISDGGGLCKNCSYRGNPCDVHIVEVGK, via the coding sequence TTGATAACCCACCTATCACCTTCCACGGTGCAGTCTTACCGGAAGTGTGGTAGACTCGTGTATTACCGGAAAATCATGGGACTCCCTGACACAACCGTATATGCGGCTACTGCCTACGGAACGGCTATCCACCGATCCATCGAAACTCTCCTCCGTGAGAAGAAGATGGGCTTCATCCCCTCAGTAGACGAAGTTATCCACCTATTTGACCAAGAACTCCGTGGCCTAGCCGACACTATTACGGTCTGGGGCGAAGACACCAAAGAACACCTGTTTGAACAGGGCGCGGCCTCACTTGATGAGTTCTGCAAGAAATGGTTGCCTCGTATCGCCCCGGCGGAGATCGAGAAGGAGTTCATGGTTCGAAGGGAAGGCCGGATGCCCATCAAGTGCATCGCAGACTGTGTAGATACCAACGATGCGGTCTGGGACTGGAAGACCGGACGAGGATTCACAGGTACTGCCAATTCGGCGGAGTATGGACTAAATATGGCTACATACGCCAAAGCCTTCTACGATGAACACGGCTACTTCCCCAAGTCCATCCGGATTCTACGCACCAAGTGGAACGGTAAACTCAACCAGGCGACCCGCAAGAAAAAGTGGTATCACTCCTCATGGGAAATGGATGAACTGGTCATCCCTCCGGAAAGCATCCCCTATTACATGGGACTCTACGACGAAACAGAAAAGGGTATTGCAGCCGGAGTCTTCCTACCCATCTCCGATGGAGGTGGCCTGTGTAAGAATTGCTCCTATCGAGGCAACCCCTGTGATGTCCACATCGTGGAGGTAGGCAAATGA
- a CDS encoding ribonucleoside triphosphate reductase, whose translation MLQKTRKLIWDYIKKSSWRVKENANMTFSHSGMVGFVANYCISDFVLAEVLPPEAAEAHTEGYIHIHDLSGGTQDYCMGIALDSLLYKGLEDGEVPRHFLSAMGIMMNALYTISQEVAGAVAFNAVDALMAPYIKKDKLSYDWVKQIIQTIIYSINVKGRIGFQAPFCNFQLDITVPKRLKDQTVVIDGEVMPFTYGDCQAEMDMFNKALLEVMMEARRVLSFPVINIGVTRDFDWDSPLAETIFRAVGSMGQPTINNYVSGEYDPDSVKSMCCSLRLDMTKLFKQAGGQFGSGDNTGSIGVVTINMPMLAAEAAGDKAKLFDLIDHYMDIADIALTEKRGFIEMMMKNGMFPYLKRFVDDFSNFFSTIGVIGLNEMCLNMGLPDISHDESVLFVEEVMDHMNSRLVHYQEMRKTFYGSYRGVVYNLELVPGEGATYRLAKHMKKKYPNAHTANGTGGMYLTRGCWLPADKQFSLRFSAQHQSRLQKLFSGGANWQWHFGQVIHDWRAVRDIIYKLVNETELPFISLSPVIAVCPICGKLQDDRQWCEHELTPEQIAELRQRGIEIDETR comes from the coding sequence TTGTTGCAGAAGACTCGCAAACTCATCTGGGACTACATCAAGAAATCCTCATGGCGTGTGAAGGAAAACGCAAATATGACCTTTAGCCATTCCGGAATGGTAGGCTTCGTGGCGAACTACTGCATCTCCGACTTCGTCCTCGCCGAAGTCCTACCGCCGGAAGCGGCGGAAGCCCACACCGAAGGTTATATCCACATCCACGACCTGTCCGGAGGGACGCAGGACTACTGCATGGGCATCGCCCTGGATTCCCTCCTGTACAAGGGTCTGGAGGATGGGGAAGTTCCCAGACACTTCCTCTCCGCCATGGGCATTATGATGAACGCCCTGTACACCATCTCCCAAGAGGTGGCCGGAGCTGTGGCCTTCAATGCGGTAGACGCATTAATGGCTCCGTACATCAAGAAAGACAAACTCAGTTACGACTGGGTGAAGCAAATCATCCAGACCATCATCTACAGTATCAATGTCAAGGGTAGAATCGGCTTCCAAGCACCGTTCTGCAACTTCCAGTTGGACATCACCGTCCCCAAGCGGCTCAAAGACCAGACGGTGGTCATCGACGGCGAGGTAATGCCGTTTACTTACGGCGACTGCCAAGCGGAGATGGACATGTTCAACAAGGCTCTGCTTGAGGTGATGATGGAAGCACGCCGTGTCCTCTCCTTTCCGGTCATCAACATCGGCGTGACCCGCGACTTCGATTGGGATTCGCCTCTCGCCGAAACCATCTTCCGGGCTGTCGGCTCCATGGGTCAACCCACTATAAATAACTATGTTAGTGGAGAGTACGACCCCGACTCCGTGAAGAGCATGTGTTGCTCCCTCCGCCTAGATATGACTAAATTATTCAAACAAGCCGGTGGACAGTTCGGCAGCGGAGATAACACCGGATCGATAGGCGTGGTGACCATCAACATGCCGATGCTTGCGGCGGAGGCCGCAGGGGACAAGGCCAAGCTGTTCGACCTCATCGACCACTACATGGACATCGCCGACATCGCCCTGACTGAGAAGCGCGGCTTTATCGAGATGATGATGAAGAACGGTATGTTCCCCTACCTCAAGCGGTTCGTCGATGACTTCTCCAATTTCTTCTCGACTATCGGGGTTATCGGCCTCAATGAGATGTGCCTAAATATGGGGTTGCCGGATATCAGTCACGATGAGTCGGTTCTCTTCGTGGAAGAGGTTATGGACCACATGAACTCCAGACTGGTTCACTACCAAGAGATGCGAAAGACTTTCTACGGTTCGTATCGCGGCGTGGTGTACAATCTGGAGTTGGTTCCCGGCGAAGGTGCTACCTACCGCCTAGCCAAGCACATGAAGAAGAAGTACCCCAACGCCCACACCGCCAATGGCACAGGCGGCATGTACTTAACCAGGGGATGCTGGCTCCCTGCCGACAAACAATTTTCGCTACGCTTCTCTGCTCAACACCAGAGCAGGCTCCAGAAGTTATTTAGCGGGGGTGCGAACTGGCAATGGCACTTTGGTCAAGTCATTCACGACTGGAGAGCCGTCAGGGACATTATCTACAAACTGGTCAACGAAACGGAGTTGCCGTTCATATCCCTCTCGCCAGTCATCGCCGTCTGCCCGATCTGCGGCAAGCTTCAAGATGACAGGCAATGGTGTGAACACGAACTCACGCCGGAGCAAATCGCCGAACTTCGGCAAAGGGGGATTGAGATTGATGAAACCCGCTAA
- a CDS encoding 4Fe-4S cluster-binding domain-containing protein: protein MRLAGVVPEVVTCYPAMATEVFFQGCDRGCKDCHNPSLLPFDGGEEWGIEQVVNAIDDWSGVISLTGGDPLRQGADCKALALRLRECYPGKQLWLFTGEVPERLPLWVYRVFDVIKTGPYIYYLATGGFPASSNQQLLQRGVHY, encoded by the coding sequence ATGAGGTTAGCGGGGGTTGTGCCAGAGGTTGTGACTTGCTATCCTGCCATGGCTACGGAAGTGTTCTTCCAAGGTTGCGACAGGGGGTGCAAGGACTGCCACAATCCCTCCCTCCTCCCCTTCGATGGGGGAGAGGAGTGGGGCATCGAGCAGGTAGTCAACGCCATCGATGACTGGTCTGGGGTAATATCTCTGACAGGCGGTGATCCCCTTCGCCAAGGGGCCGACTGCAAAGCATTGGCACTTCGGCTCCGCGAGTGCTACCCAGGCAAGCAACTGTGGCTTTTCACCGGAGAGGTTCCGGAGCGGCTACCACTATGGGTTTACCGGGTCTTCGACGTTATCAAGACCGGTCCCTATATATATTATTTAGCAACAGGAGGCTTCCCGGCCTCATCAAACCAACAACTTTTGCAAAGGGGTGTCCACTATTAG
- a CDS encoding sigma-70 family RNA polymerase sigma factor, producing the protein MAEKVAPHIRLYSASPEEVLLEKERLATIAEFYHNFKEHLSERYQTLLDLYIVSGWSLAKVADEMGIERQTVNSYLQKIQKKFRKWAYKDPKKIPYIWGDIYDSLQGRVREVYHTSTSKPPGLPFESAMKVESAGWYTTKQYGQRKTIYGTKTECRLQEYFRSRFGDDITTCPLLCGRVRCTSTMKTLSMPSP; encoded by the coding sequence GTGGCTGAGAAGGTAGCCCCCCATATTCGGCTATATTCCGCCTCTCCGGAGGAGGTATTGCTGGAGAAGGAACGCCTCGCCACCATCGCGGAGTTTTACCACAACTTCAAGGAGCATCTATCGGAACGCTACCAGACCCTACTAGACTTATATATAGTGAGCGGTTGGAGCCTTGCCAAGGTAGCGGACGAGATGGGCATTGAGAGACAGACCGTCAACAGTTACTTGCAAAAAATCCAGAAAAAATTCCGGAAATGGGCTTACAAAGACCCCAAAAAAATCCCTTATATATGGGGGGACATTTACGACTCCCTTCAAGGTAGGGTTCGTGAAGTGTATCATACCTCCACCTCCAAGCCTCCGGGGCTACCGTTTGAAAGTGCTATGAAGGTGGAGAGTGCAGGATGGTACACCACGAAACAATATGGGCAACGCAAAACCATCTACGGAACAAAGACGGAATGTCGGTTGCAGGAATACTTCCGGAGCCGTTTCGGAGATGACATCACAACCTGCCCATTACTATGTGGGAGGGTTAGATGTACAAGCACCATGAAGACGCTCTCAATGCCATCACCGTAA